The following are encoded together in the Cheilinus undulatus linkage group 3, ASM1832078v1, whole genome shotgun sequence genome:
- the hesx1 gene encoding homeobox expressed in ES cells 1, translating into MASFQAPVKAESRPVFTIERILGLQQERPRHFLKLHRPWTDVDVEKENRGSSVSFKQQQQHHLPQPLSCRPTSSWYIGRRPRTAFTNSQVKVLESVFQMNCYPGIELREQLARRLELDEDRIQIWFQNRRAKLRRSLRESRLRLVQTAVADLQVEQEIIRTGLKTSRDQRGDHNLALHVELRVEEEEERC; encoded by the exons ATGGCGTCCTTTCAGGCTCCTGTTAAAGCAGAAAGCAGGCCGGTGTTTACCATCGAGAGGATTCTGGGATTGCAGCAGGAGAGACCCAGACACTTCCTGAAACTGCACCGACCCTGGACAG ATGTCGATGTAGAGAAGGAGAACAGAGGAAGCAGCGTGTcctttaaacaacaacaacagcatcatCTTCCTCAGCCGCTGAGCTGCAGACCAACATCAAGCTGGTACATCGGCCGTAGACCCCGCACAGCCTTCACCAACAGCCAG GTCAAAGTCCTGGAGTCGGTGTTCCAGATGAACTGCTATCCTGGGATTGAGCTGAGGGAGCAGCTGGCCAGGAGGCTGGAGCTGGACGAGGACAGAATCCAG ATCTGGTTTCAGAACCGGCGAGCCAAGCTGAGGCGCTCCCTCAGAGAGTCTCGTCTGAGGCTTGTTCAGACCGCCGTGGCTGACCTTCAGGTGGAACAGGAGATCATCAGAACTGGACTGAAGACCAGCAGGGACCAGAGAGGGGATCACAACCTGGCCCTTCATGTAGAGCTCAgggtggaggaagaggaggagagatgcTGA